Genomic segment of Rattus norvegicus strain BN/NHsdMcwi chromosome 7, GRCr8, whole genome shotgun sequence:
GTGGTAGAGGCTGTGGAGGCTTGGGGAGTCTGTCAGGTAAAGCATCTCTTTGGACAAAGTCCCAGGACTCTGCACCTCACCTCTACCTTCTGTTCTTGGAAACTTGGGCAAAGCTACCTGCAGGGGCCAAGACCTAAGCTAACACACTAGAACTTGAAATGGACAAACTAACAACATAGTAACCTCCTCCCAGCCCCGCGTTCCTGGAGACACCCCTACCTTCCATGACCCTCCCGCCTCAAAGAGAAAAAGGGGCCCAGTTAAGAAAGGCTCTGCCTATCCCCACTTGAAGTGTACCTGCTTCCAAAGTCCATTCCCAGTAGGGCCTGTCAGCCCCTCAGAACCAGTTGGTAAAGTCCAGCAGCTCTTGTTCCTCTGGACTAAGGGGGTCGTAGGATCCCTCGTCGGAGGAGTAGGACGAAACCGGAGAACCCGCCATAGAGTTCAAGTCGTTGGAGTAGTTGGGGGAGATGGTGGGCGACAGGACGCCCGCCTGGAAGGCAGCGCTCACCGCATCGTGCTCGTCCAGCAGCTGCTGCAGCGCGCGGATGTATTCGACCGCCGAACGCAGCGTCTCCACCTTGCTCATCTTCTTGTTGGCAGCGCCGTTGGGGACATGCTCCCGGAGGGTGGCAAAGCCCAGGTTAACCAACTTGACCCGGTTGCGCTCGCGCTCGTTGCGGCGCGCCACGGCTGCCGGCTGCTGCTGTGGAAGGCTGTAGCCGAAGCCACTGAAGTTGAGCCGGCGTTTGCAGCGCATCAGTTCGG
This window contains:
- the Ascl1 gene encoding achaete-scute homolog 1; protein product: MESSGKMESGAGQQPQPPQPFLPPAACFFATAAAAAAAAAAAAAQSAQQQQQQQAPQQQAPQLSPVADGQPSGGGHKSAAKQVKRQRSSSPELMRCKRRLNFSGFGYSLPQQQPAAVARRNERERNRVKLVNLGFATLREHVPNGAANKKMSKVETLRSAVEYIRALQQLLDEHDAVSAAFQAGVLSPTISPNYSNDLNSMAGSPVSSYSSDEGSYDPLSPEEQELLDFTNWF